The Prevotella sp. E9-3 genome has a window encoding:
- the lpxA gene encoding acyl-ACP--UDP-N-acetylglucosamine O-acyltransferase, protein MNTIHPLAVVAPEAKLGDNNIIGPFCVINKDVVIGNNNKFINSVTVHDGARIGNNNEFFPGASIATKPQDLKFKGEITTAEIGDNNSIRENVTISRGTASKGKTVVGSGNLLMENMHVAHDCVIGNGCIIGNSTKFAGEVVVDDNAIISAEVLVHQFNNIGGYVMIQGGTRTSQDIPPYVIAGKEPVRFAGVNLIGLRRRGFSNEVIDAIHDTYRIIYASSVLKEGIAEARAKYPESKEVEYICSFVENSKRGIIR, encoded by the coding sequence ATGAATACGATTCACCCTTTAGCCGTAGTTGCCCCAGAAGCCAAACTCGGTGACAACAATATTATCGGTCCATTCTGTGTGATCAACAAAGATGTGGTGATTGGCAATAACAACAAATTTATCAATAGCGTTACCGTTCATGATGGTGCTCGTATCGGCAACAATAACGAGTTTTTCCCAGGTGCAAGTATCGCAACTAAACCACAGGACCTGAAATTCAAAGGTGAAATAACAACAGCTGAAATTGGAGACAACAACTCTATCAGAGAGAATGTCACGATAAGTAGAGGAACTGCCTCAAAAGGAAAGACAGTTGTAGGATCGGGCAATCTGCTGATGGAAAACATGCATGTGGCGCACGACTGTGTTATTGGTAATGGTTGTATCATAGGCAACTCTACTAAATTTGCTGGTGAAGTTGTGGTAGATGATAATGCTATTATCTCTGCAGAAGTACTTGTTCATCAGTTTAATAATATTGGTGGTTATGTCATGATTCAAGGAGGTACCCGTACGAGTCAGGACATTCCTCCTTATGTAATAGCAGGTAAAGAGCCTGTTCGTTTTGCTGGTGTAAACCTTATTGGCCTGCGCCGTAGAGGATTCTCAAACGAGGTGATTGATGCTATTCATGACACATATAGAATTATCTATGCAAGCAGCGTACTGAAAGAAGGTATTGCTGAAGCTCGTGCTAAATATCCTGAGTCAAAAGAAGTGGAATACATCTGCAGTTTTGTAGAGAATTCAAAACGTGGCATCATTAGATAA
- the miaA gene encoding tRNA (adenosine(37)-N6)-dimethylallyltransferase MiaA produces the protein MKTLIVVTGPTAVGKTDLCLNLASQFNIPIINADSRQIYREMKIGTAAPTEEQLRQVRHYFVATQSIKDYFSASIYEQQVMTLLEELFKDSDYALMTGGSMMYIDAVCNGIDDIPTVDDNTREELKRRLADEGLEALCNQLHELDPEHWAIVDRLNPRRVVHALEICIMTGKTYTSFRKNERKKRPFHIIKIALNRDRNELYERINHRVDLMMKHGLMEEARALYPLRELNALNTVGYKEMFAYFDSVWTLDEAIERLKGNTRRYARKQLTWFKRDPEVKWFSPDQKEEIIEYIKQSSIVDNTTC, from the coding sequence TTGAAGACTTTAATCGTTGTCACAGGCCCAACGGCTGTCGGTAAGACTGATTTATGTCTTAATTTGGCAAGTCAATTCAATATCCCGATTATCAATGCTGATTCAAGACAGATATATCGAGAGATGAAAATAGGAACGGCCGCACCTACCGAAGAACAATTGCGGCAGGTGCGGCATTACTTTGTGGCAACACAAAGCATAAAGGATTACTTTAGTGCTTCTATCTACGAGCAGCAGGTAATGACTCTTCTTGAAGAGTTATTCAAAGATAGCGATTACGCATTGATGACTGGTGGAAGCATGATGTATATAGATGCTGTATGTAATGGTATTGACGATATTCCAACAGTAGATGATAATACACGCGAAGAGTTAAAACGACGTTTGGCAGATGAAGGACTTGAAGCGCTTTGCAATCAACTACACGAACTTGATCCTGAACATTGGGCAATTGTTGACAGATTAAACCCTAGACGAGTTGTTCATGCATTAGAGATTTGTATAATGACTGGAAAAACTTACACATCGTTTCGTAAGAACGAAAGGAAAAAACGTCCGTTCCACATTATTAAGATTGCATTAAATAGAGACCGGAATGAACTCTATGAACGCATAAACCATCGGGTGGACTTAATGATGAAGCATGGGCTTATGGAAGAAGCAAGAGCTCTTTATCCTTTACGCGAACTTAATGCACTTAACACTGTGGGATACAAAGAGATGTTCGCATATTTTGATAGTGTTTGGACATTAGATGAAGCTATAGAACGACTGAAAGGAAATACTCGACGTTATGCACGCAAACAGTTAACATGGTTTAAGCGCGATCCAGAAGTTAAATGGTTCTCACCTGATCAAAAAGAAGAGATTATTGAATACATCAAACAATCATCGATTGTAGACAATACTACTTGTTAA
- a CDS encoding bifunctional UDP-3-O-[3-hydroxymyristoyl] N-acetylglucosamine deacetylase/3-hydroxyacyl-ACP dehydratase, producing MMKQKTLKGSFSLCGKGLHTGLSLTVTFNPAPENHGYKIQRIDIEGMPIIDAVAENVVDTQRGTVLGKGDIRVSTVEHGLSALYALGVDNCLIQVNGPEFPILDGSAILYVNKIQEIGIEEQNAPKDYYTIRKKIEIKDEQTGSCITILPDDAFTITAMCSFESKFINSQFATLDDPQLYSTEIASARTFVFVRDIEPLLQANLIKGGDLDNAIVIYERQTTQERLDMLADMLHVEHRDANDLGYIQHKPLQWENECTRHKLLDIIGDMALIGKPIKGRIIATRPGHTINNKFARQMRSEIRKHEIQAPFYDPNDEPIMDVNRIRELLPHRYPMQLVDKVISLGSTSIVGVKNITSNEPFFQGHFPQEPVMPGVLQIEAMAQCGGLLVLNTLDEPERYSTYFMKIDGVKFRQKVVPGDTLIFKVDLLAPLRHGISTMKGYAFVGDKVVSEATFAAQIVKNK from the coding sequence ATGATGAAACAAAAGACGCTGAAAGGCAGCTTTTCTCTCTGCGGAAAAGGTCTGCACACGGGATTGAGCTTAACTGTAACATTCAATCCCGCGCCCGAGAATCACGGATATAAAATACAACGTATTGATATTGAAGGTATGCCAATTATTGATGCTGTAGCTGAAAATGTGGTTGACACACAGCGTGGTACAGTATTGGGAAAAGGCGACATACGAGTTTCAACAGTTGAACACGGACTTTCTGCACTTTACGCTTTAGGCGTTGATAACTGCCTCATTCAGGTTAATGGTCCTGAGTTTCCTATCTTGGACGGCTCAGCTATTCTTTACGTGAACAAGATACAGGAAATTGGTATTGAAGAACAGAATGCGCCAAAGGACTATTACACCATTCGTAAGAAGATTGAAATTAAGGACGAACAGACAGGTTCATGTATTACCATCCTGCCTGACGATGCCTTTACTATAACAGCGATGTGCTCTTTTGAAAGCAAGTTTATCAACTCGCAGTTTGCAACACTCGACGACCCACAGCTCTACTCTACTGAGATAGCTAGTGCACGCACCTTTGTATTTGTGCGCGATATTGAGCCTCTGTTGCAAGCAAACCTGATTAAGGGCGGTGATCTTGATAACGCAATCGTTATCTATGAACGTCAGACAACTCAGGAACGTCTTGACATGCTTGCTGATATGCTTCATGTTGAGCATCGTGATGCCAACGATTTGGGCTACATTCAGCACAAGCCATTACAATGGGAAAACGAGTGTACACGACACAAGCTACTCGACATTATCGGAGATATGGCTCTTATTGGAAAACCCATCAAAGGTCGTATCATTGCTACTCGTCCTGGTCATACTATCAATAATAAGTTTGCACGTCAGATGCGTTCTGAGATTCGCAAACACGAAATTCAGGCACCATTCTATGATCCAAATGACGAGCCAATTATGGATGTTAACCGAATCCGTGAATTACTGCCCCATCGCTACCCCATGCAGTTGGTGGACAAGGTAATTAGTCTTGGTTCTACAAGTATCGTGGGCGTGAAGAATATCACCTCAAATGAGCCGTTCTTCCAGGGACACTTCCCACAGGAACCTGTTATGCCAGGTGTCCTTCAGATTGAAGCGATGGCTCAATGTGGTGGCCTGCTTGTACTGAACACACTTGACGAACCAGAGCGCTATTCTACTTACTTCATGAAGATAGATGGTGTGAAATTCCGTCAAAAAGTTGTACCTGGTGATACACTAATCTTCAAGGTCGATTTGTTGGCTCCATTACGCCACGGAATCTCAACGATGAAAGGCTATGCATTTGTGGGCGACAAAGTTGTATCTGAAGCTACTTTTGCAGCTCAAATTGTAAAAAACAAATAA
- the serS gene encoding serine--tRNA ligase, whose product MLTLKLITEETERVIRGLEKKHFSNAKAAIDEVLSVDKKRREAQQELDRNLSEAKKMAAQIGGLMKEGKKAEADAIKEQVSKMKETNKQLEDTMNQAQEEMTRLLCQIPNIPYDEVPEGAAAEDNHVVKSNLKECTANDTVGNWDVNPKLGIANPLPHWELAKKYNLIDFDLGVKITGAGFPVYIGKGARLQRALINFFLDEARKSGYTEIMPPTVVNAASGYGTGQLPDKEGQMYHCEVDDFYLIPTAEVPVTNIYRDVILDEKDLPIKNCAYTECFRREAGSYGKDVRGLNRLHEFSKIEIVRIDKPEHSKESHKEMLEHVEGLLKKLELPYRILLLCGGDQSFTSSICYDFEVYSEAQGRWLEVSSVSNFDTYQANRLKCRYRNAETKKTELCHTLNGSALALPRIVAALLENNQTENGIKIPAALVPYMGCDIID is encoded by the coding sequence ATGCTTACACTGAAACTCATTACCGAGGAAACAGAACGCGTTATTCGTGGCTTGGAGAAAAAGCATTTCTCTAACGCCAAAGCGGCCATCGATGAAGTTTTGTCTGTTGACAAGAAGCGTCGTGAGGCTCAACAGGAACTCGACAGAAACCTTTCTGAAGCCAAGAAAATGGCAGCTCAGATTGGAGGATTGATGAAAGAAGGAAAGAAAGCGGAAGCTGACGCTATCAAAGAACAGGTTTCAAAGATGAAAGAAACCAATAAGCAACTGGAAGATACTATGAACCAGGCTCAGGAGGAAATGACTCGTCTTCTCTGCCAGATTCCAAACATACCATACGATGAGGTACCAGAAGGTGCTGCCGCTGAGGACAACCATGTGGTAAAAAGTAACTTGAAAGAATGCACTGCCAATGATACTGTTGGCAATTGGGACGTGAATCCAAAGCTTGGTATTGCCAATCCCTTGCCCCATTGGGAACTCGCAAAAAAGTACAACCTCATCGACTTCGACCTTGGTGTAAAGATTACAGGTGCAGGATTCCCAGTATATATAGGTAAAGGCGCTCGTTTACAGCGTGCCCTCATCAATTTCTTCCTCGATGAGGCTCGCAAGAGTGGTTATACCGAGATTATGCCTCCAACAGTAGTAAATGCAGCTTCTGGCTATGGCACAGGTCAGCTTCCAGATAAGGAAGGTCAGATGTATCACTGCGAAGTTGACGATTTCTATCTCATCCCCACAGCTGAGGTTCCTGTTACCAACATTTATCGCGATGTCATCCTAGACGAAAAGGACCTGCCTATTAAGAATTGTGCTTACACAGAATGCTTCCGCCGCGAGGCTGGCTCTTATGGCAAAGATGTTCGTGGTTTGAACCGTTTGCATGAGTTCTCAAAGATTGAGATTGTACGCATTGACAAGCCCGAACACTCAAAGGAGAGTCACAAAGAGATGCTGGAACACGTAGAAGGATTACTAAAGAAATTGGAACTCCCCTACCGTATTCTGTTGCTCTGCGGTGGAGATCAGTCGTTTACATCTTCTATCTGCTATGACTTCGAGGTATATTCAGAAGCTCAGGGACGCTGGCTCGAGGTATCAAGTGTATCAAACTTCGACACCTATCAGGCCAACCGTTTGAAGTGCCGCTATCGTAATGCTGAGACAAAGAAAACTGAACTCTGCCACACATTGAATGGTTCTGCATTGGCTCTACCACGTATCGTTGCAGCCCTGCTCGAGAACAACCAGACAGAGAATGGTATCAAGATTCCAGCAGCACTTGTACCCTACATGGGATGCGATATCATCGATTAA
- a CDS encoding transglycosylase domain-containing protein → MNEMDGYFKLMGSQIKRIWNEYLHVYILIIWNSFLWFFKGRPWYIKIVSGLLSCILAFFLYLIAVDNNFLWLFGKSPSMQTVKNTRPAQASEIYSADSVLIGKFFSENRTPVTYNEVNPIFWKALIDTEDERFYHHFGIDFQAFFAALKDYAIHHDARGASTITQQLAKNLFRTRSEYSTGLLGNVPGLKMLILKSKEWITAVKLEINFTKEEILTMYANTVDFGSNSFGIKTACRTYFGIAPKDLTPDQAAILVGMLKATTYYNPRLNPNNSKKRRNVVLDLMLKHGDITAEQCDSLKKKDIDLDYSVESAYDGQATYFREEIATYLHDWCKENDVDLYTSGLKIYTTIDTRMQKYAEEAAWTQMEQLQKRFNDHWRGMNPWQDERHQEIPNFIENIAKRLPVYKYLQRRFPNDPDSVDFYLNQPHPVKLFSYDGTYETEMSTLDSIRYMEHFMHCGFVAMETNTGHVKAWVGDIDFKTWKYDKVTAMRQPGSTFKLFVYTEAMNKGLTPCDTRMDSYFGMKVYDEVQKKEVIWAPTNANGYFSNMDMPLKSAFAQSINSVAVKIGQEVGIDNVVNTAHAMGIKSKLDPTPSLALGASDVNLLELVNSYTTIVNDGVFHEPILVTKIEDRDGNTIYTAKSEERQAVPYRSAFLMQQMLMAGMRERGGTSMNMWTFVRNFNDTEFGGKTGTSNNHSDAWFVGVCPKLVCGAWVGGEYRAIHFRTGQLGQGSRTALPICGAFYEKVLSDVKFQKYHGKFEKSKDVTITPSMYQCEGVYFDPNDSINTDSLGNWDTNYDGNNLLNSDSIQ, encoded by the coding sequence ATGAACGAAATGGATGGATACTTCAAATTGATGGGATCTCAGATTAAAAGGATATGGAATGAGTATCTCCATGTCTACATACTAATTATTTGGAATTCCTTTCTATGGTTTTTCAAAGGGCGTCCTTGGTATATAAAGATTGTATCAGGACTACTTTCATGTATCCTTGCTTTCTTTCTATATCTGATTGCTGTTGACAACAATTTCCTTTGGCTCTTTGGAAAGTCGCCAAGCATGCAAACAGTGAAAAACACTCGTCCGGCACAGGCTTCCGAAATCTATAGTGCCGACAGTGTACTAATCGGTAAGTTTTTCAGCGAAAACCGTACTCCTGTGACTTACAATGAAGTGAACCCCATTTTCTGGAAAGCTCTTATCGATACGGAAGACGAACGTTTCTATCATCACTTCGGAATCGATTTCCAGGCATTCTTTGCCGCATTAAAAGATTATGCAATACATCATGATGCTCGTGGTGCATCAACAATTACTCAACAGTTGGCTAAAAATCTATTTCGCACACGTTCAGAATACTCTACGGGTTTGTTGGGAAACGTACCAGGCCTGAAGATGCTTATTCTTAAGAGTAAGGAATGGATAACAGCGGTAAAGTTGGAAATTAACTTCACAAAAGAAGAAATACTTACGATGTATGCCAACACTGTTGACTTTGGTTCTAACTCGTTTGGCATAAAAACAGCTTGCAGAACATATTTTGGTATTGCTCCAAAAGACCTCACACCAGATCAGGCAGCAATACTTGTAGGAATGCTGAAGGCTACCACATACTATAATCCTCGCTTAAACCCAAATAACAGCAAAAAACGCAGAAATGTAGTATTGGATCTGATGCTGAAGCATGGTGATATTACTGCAGAGCAATGCGACTCGCTGAAAAAGAAAGATATAGACCTCGACTATAGCGTTGAGAGTGCATACGATGGACAGGCAACCTATTTCCGTGAAGAGATTGCCACCTATTTACATGATTGGTGCAAAGAAAATGATGTTGACTTATACACGTCTGGACTAAAAATCTATACCACTATTGACACACGTATGCAAAAGTATGCTGAGGAAGCAGCTTGGACTCAAATGGAACAACTCCAGAAACGGTTCAATGATCACTGGAGGGGAATGAATCCATGGCAGGACGAACGCCATCAAGAAATCCCGAATTTCATTGAGAACATAGCCAAACGTCTGCCCGTTTACAAATATCTACAGCGCAGGTTCCCTAATGATCCTGATTCTGTTGACTTCTATCTGAACCAACCTCATCCGGTAAAGTTGTTTAGCTATGACGGAACGTATGAAACAGAAATGTCAACACTCGACTCCATTCGCTATATGGAACATTTTATGCATTGTGGATTTGTAGCGATGGAAACAAATACTGGTCATGTAAAAGCTTGGGTAGGAGATATCGATTTCAAAACATGGAAATACGACAAAGTTACAGCTATGCGGCAGCCTGGTTCTACCTTTAAACTGTTCGTTTATACTGAAGCTATGAACAAAGGATTAACTCCTTGTGACACACGTATGGATTCATACTTTGGCATGAAGGTATATGATGAAGTTCAGAAAAAAGAAGTTATCTGGGCTCCAACAAATGCTAATGGCTATTTTAGTAATATGGATATGCCACTGAAATCAGCTTTTGCTCAAAGCATCAATTCAGTAGCAGTTAAGATTGGACAGGAAGTAGGAATTGACAATGTTGTAAATACCGCACATGCAATGGGCATCAAAAGTAAGCTTGACCCTACACCTTCACTTGCTCTTGGTGCTAGCGATGTGAATCTACTCGAGCTAGTCAATTCGTATACAACAATAGTAAATGATGGAGTGTTCCATGAGCCTATACTTGTTACCAAAATAGAAGATCGTGATGGTAATACCATATACACTGCGAAGTCGGAAGAACGTCAAGCAGTCCCTTACCGTTCAGCATTTCTCATGCAACAAATGCTAATGGCAGGTATGCGCGAACGTGGAGGAACAAGTATGAATATGTGGACGTTTGTACGCAATTTCAATGATACAGAATTTGGTGGTAAAACAGGTACATCTAATAACCATTCAGATGCATGGTTCGTAGGTGTCTGCCCTAAATTGGTTTGTGGTGCATGGGTAGGTGGGGAATATCGAGCAATCCATTTCCGCACAGGTCAGCTAGGACAAGGTTCGCGAACGGCTCTTCCTATCTGTGGCGCTTTTTATGAGAAAGTGCTCTCAGATGTAAAATTCCAGAAATACCATGGTAAGTTTGAGAAATCGAAGGATGTAACTATCACGCCGAGCATGTATCAGTGTGAAGGCGTTTATTTCGATCCCAATGATAGTATCAACACAGACAGTTTGGGAAACTGGGATACAAATTATGACGGTAATAATCTATTGAATAGTGATTCAATTCAGTAA
- a CDS encoding ATP-dependent RecD-like DNA helicase — translation MELDLDNKEWQDALQIVNYTRRSLFLTGKAGTGKSTFLRYVAQNTKKKNVILAPTGIAAINAGGATLHSFFRLPFHPLLPNDTQYDRRHIRETLKYTNAQKKLLREVELIIIDEISMVRADIIDFIDKVLRIYTRNYEPFGGKQLLLVGDIYQLEPVLKEEDKRLLSPFYSSAYFFNAKVWQQMQLVSIELRKVYRQKDEHFIKILDRIRENNATTQDLNDLNSRVVINSQEDSKRNVSLETTTNPLRIILAARRDVVDYTNEQRLKELPGLPSVFFGNIKGDFPESSLPTPMELQLKVGAQIIFIKNDKEKRWVNGTLGTISEIDEPEGVVTIMTEEGNELFVEREVWENMRYTFNEKVQKIEEELLGTYTQFPIRLAWAITVHKSQGLTFNQVSIDFTGGVFAGGQTYVALSRCTSLKGISLKEPIRQKDIFVRSEVVHFARRYNDQNIIERAMQEGKADHQYHDAIIAFNKGDYKSFLDYFFLAIHSRYDIEKPLARRFIQHKLGIINKQKAEIEALRKEKLGRDKILKRLAAEYTLLGKECEQEQMKDAAIRNYQKALELYPEANDAKRRLKKLQE, via the coding sequence ATGGAACTGGACTTAGACAACAAAGAGTGGCAAGATGCTCTACAAATTGTCAACTATACTCGTCGCTCACTTTTTCTTACAGGAAAAGCTGGTACGGGTAAATCGACATTTCTCCGATATGTAGCGCAGAATACAAAGAAAAAAAATGTGATTCTTGCTCCTACTGGTATCGCCGCAATCAATGCTGGCGGTGCTACTCTCCATAGTTTCTTTCGACTCCCTTTTCATCCATTATTACCAAACGATACACAGTACGATCGAAGACACATCCGAGAAACATTAAAATACACAAATGCGCAAAAGAAACTTCTTCGTGAGGTTGAACTGATTATTATCGACGAAATCTCGATGGTAAGAGCCGACATCATTGATTTTATTGATAAAGTACTACGCATCTATACTCGTAACTATGAACCTTTCGGTGGAAAGCAACTCCTTCTGGTGGGTGATATTTACCAGTTGGAACCTGTCCTAAAAGAAGAAGACAAACGGTTACTCTCACCATTTTACTCATCTGCATATTTTTTCAACGCCAAAGTTTGGCAGCAAATGCAATTGGTAAGTATAGAACTTCGGAAAGTCTATCGACAAAAAGATGAGCATTTTATAAAGATTCTCGATCGTATCCGTGAAAACAACGCCACTACTCAAGACCTGAACGACCTTAATAGTCGTGTTGTTATAAATTCGCAAGAAGACTCGAAAAGAAATGTTTCATTGGAGACCACTACAAACCCTCTTCGCATCATCTTAGCAGCACGCCGCGATGTAGTTGACTATACCAACGAACAACGATTAAAAGAACTGCCTGGACTTCCGTCGGTTTTCTTCGGAAATATAAAAGGAGACTTTCCTGAGTCATCACTCCCTACGCCAATGGAACTTCAGTTAAAAGTAGGAGCCCAAATCATTTTCATTAAAAACGACAAAGAAAAAAGATGGGTAAATGGCACACTTGGAACTATAAGTGAAATAGATGAACCAGAAGGTGTCGTCACCATAATGACAGAAGAAGGCAATGAACTATTTGTTGAACGTGAAGTATGGGAAAATATGCGCTATACGTTCAATGAGAAAGTACAAAAAATTGAAGAAGAGTTGCTTGGAACTTACACACAGTTTCCCATCCGACTTGCATGGGCCATCACAGTACACAAGAGCCAAGGTCTCACATTCAATCAAGTTTCTATCGACTTCACTGGTGGAGTATTTGCTGGAGGGCAAACTTATGTTGCCCTTTCAAGATGCACGTCACTTAAAGGTATCTCGCTAAAAGAACCTATCAGACAGAAAGACATTTTCGTTAGAAGCGAAGTCGTTCATTTTGCCCGACGTTATAATGATCAAAACATCATTGAACGCGCCATGCAAGAAGGCAAAGCCGACCATCAATACCATGATGCTATTATAGCATTTAACAAGGGAGATTATAAATCTTTTCTCGATTATTTCTTTTTAGCCATTCATAGCAGATATGATATTGAAAAGCCATTAGCACGTAGATTCATTCAACATAAATTAGGTATCATAAATAAACAAAAAGCAGAAATCGAAGCATTACGTAAAGAAAAACTTGGTCGTGACAAAATCTTAAAACGATTGGCCGCAGAATATACATTATTAGGAAAAGAGTGCGAACAAGAGCAAATGAAAGATGCTGCGATAAGAAATTACCAAAAAGCGCTTGAATTATACCCAGAAGCTAATGATGCAAAACGCAGATTGAAAAAACTTCAAGAATAA
- the lpxD gene encoding UDP-3-O-(3-hydroxymyristoyl)glucosamine N-acyltransferase produces the protein MEFTAKQIAELIGGRVEGNENAAVNTFAKIEEGQAGAISFLSNPKYTHYLYSTESTIVLVNEDLELEQEVSATLIRVKNAYEAVARLLQLYESMKPKKTGIDPLAFVSPKAKIGENVYIGAFACIGDGAEIGDGTQIYPHAVIGDGVKVGTGCLFYPNVTIYQGCRLGNNITIHAGSVIGADGFGFAPNVEGYDKIPQIGIVVIEDNVEIGANTCIDRSTMGQTVIHKGVKLDNLIQVAHNVEIGENTVMSAQVGIAGSTKVGSWCMFGGQVGLAGHITIGDHVNLGAQSGVPGSIKPNQTLIGTPPMEPTPFFKSQAIFRRLPDMYKELNALRKEIEELKNHKS, from the coding sequence ATGGAATTCACAGCAAAACAAATAGCTGAATTAATTGGAGGTCGTGTAGAAGGCAATGAAAATGCAGCCGTAAACACATTTGCCAAGATTGAAGAAGGTCAGGCAGGAGCCATTTCGTTCCTATCTAATCCCAAATACACCCATTATCTTTATAGTACAGAATCGACTATTGTCTTGGTAAACGAAGATCTCGAGCTAGAACAAGAGGTCAGTGCCACTTTGATTCGTGTAAAAAATGCCTATGAGGCAGTTGCCCGTTTGTTGCAGTTATATGAATCTATGAAGCCAAAGAAAACTGGTATTGACCCACTTGCATTCGTTTCGCCTAAGGCAAAAATTGGTGAGAATGTATATATCGGAGCTTTTGCATGCATTGGCGATGGCGCAGAAATAGGTGACGGAACACAGATTTACCCACACGCGGTCATAGGCGATGGCGTAAAAGTAGGAACCGGCTGTCTTTTCTATCCAAATGTAACTATCTATCAGGGATGCCGATTGGGGAACAACATTACCATTCATGCAGGAAGCGTCATTGGTGCCGACGGATTCGGTTTCGCTCCCAATGTGGAAGGATATGATAAAATTCCTCAAATAGGCATTGTCGTAATCGAAGATAATGTTGAGATAGGCGCAAACACCTGTATTGACCGTTCAACAATGGGTCAAACCGTTATTCATAAAGGTGTAAAACTTGATAATCTGATTCAAGTTGCCCACAATGTAGAAATTGGTGAGAATACTGTTATGTCAGCACAAGTAGGTATTGCAGGTTCAACCAAGGTAGGCTCATGGTGCATGTTTGGCGGTCAGGTGGGATTGGCAGGTCACATAACCATAGGAGACCATGTAAATTTAGGTGCTCAGAGTGGTGTTCCTGGTAGCATTAAGCCCAATCAGACACTTATTGGCACCCCCCCAATGGAACCAACACCTTTCTTTAAGTCTCAAGCTATTTTCCGTCGTTTGCCCGACATGTATAAGGAACTGAACGCCTTGAGAAAGGAAATAGAAGAATTGAAAAATCACAAATCTTAA